One window of the Bacillota bacterium genome contains the following:
- a CDS encoding Gfo/Idh/MocA family oxidoreductase, with protein MKAAIIGVGGPGPGSGGAHSIGRAHARAFRALGVDVWAAADLNESRLHQFGEEYGVSRLYKDYRQMLKEDSIDILSICTWPQTHASITLEAARAGVRAILCEKPMALSLRQAAQMVEACEQAGVILAVNHQRPFADPWKKVRDLIAEGVIGELKHVVSACGPWDIVTWGTHWIDMVSFFNGRSPVAWVLAALDYSSGRQHHGYPMEDSGVAHFHFENGVEHVLFTGHEVAPGYYHRVVGSEGIIKVEAPGDWSLRYGVVGRGWTSVPVEDTEQEAILRSVEAVVNALREGRQPPHSGRVALGVTQTLLAAVYSAKVHRRIDLPSKELFDFEIQTV; from the coding sequence GTGAAGGCGGCGATCATCGGTGTGGGAGGACCGGGGCCCGGAAGCGGGGGCGCGCACAGCATCGGGCGAGCCCATGCCCGGGCGTTTCGAGCGCTGGGCGTCGATGTGTGGGCCGCGGCCGACCTGAACGAATCTAGGTTGCACCAGTTTGGGGAAGAGTACGGGGTCAGCCGGCTTTACAAAGACTACCGACAGATGTTGAAGGAGGATTCCATCGACATCCTCAGCATCTGCACGTGGCCGCAGACTCATGCGTCCATTACGCTCGAAGCGGCCCGGGCCGGTGTCCGCGCCATCCTGTGCGAGAAGCCGATGGCCCTGTCGCTGCGCCAGGCGGCGCAGATGGTGGAAGCCTGCGAGCAGGCAGGGGTCATCCTCGCGGTCAACCACCAGCGCCCTTTTGCCGACCCGTGGAAAAAGGTGCGCGACCTGATTGCCGAAGGCGTCATCGGGGAGTTGAAGCACGTCGTTTCCGCGTGCGGGCCCTGGGACATCGTGACCTGGGGAACCCACTGGATTGACATGGTGTCGTTTTTTAACGGCCGGAGCCCCGTGGCATGGGTGCTCGCCGCGCTGGATTACTCGTCCGGCCGCCAGCACCACGGGTATCCCATGGAAGATAGCGGCGTGGCCCACTTCCACTTCGAGAACGGGGTGGAGCACGTCCTTTTTACGGGCCACGAGGTCGCGCCGGGCTACTACCACCGGGTTGTGGGGTCCGAGGGCATCATCAAGGTCGAGGCGCCGGGCGATTGGTCCCTTCGGTACGGCGTGGTGGGCCGGGGATGGACCTCCGTGCCCGTCGAGGATACGGAACAGGAGGCCATCCTGCGGTCGGTGGAGGCGGTCGTGAACGCGCTGCGTGAGGGAAGGCAGCCGCCGCACTCCGGCCGCGTCGCGCTAGGGGTGACCCAGACCCTGCTGGCCGCCGTCTACTCCGCGAAGGTCCACCGGAGAATCGACCTTCCGTCGAAGGAGTTGTTCGACTTCGAGATTCAGACGGTATAG
- a CDS encoding IclR family transcriptional regulator: MQDARQTRQSDARARRGVAPVQSVERVFQIIDALARKSAGVSELARVTGMHKATVHRFLVTLRRLGYVEELPDGSGYQLGLRLIELGGRVLSRLDFREVARPYLAELRDTTRLTVHMAVLDGTEVVYVEKLDSPANIRMASYVGTRNPVYCTALGKAILSALPPADVQQILQKIRLVPRTARTLKTTEELLEDLDRSRRRGFSVDDVENEDGIRCVGAPVYRHTGEVLGAISVSGPVFHVPPDRVEELGRQVNETARLISRALGCSAPLFGGGSSDANH, from the coding sequence GTGCAAGACGCACGACAAACCAGGCAGAGCGATGCCAGGGCACGTCGCGGCGTTGCCCCCGTCCAGTCCGTGGAGCGGGTGTTTCAGATCATCGACGCGCTGGCGCGCAAGAGCGCCGGCGTGTCAGAGCTGGCCCGGGTCACCGGGATGCACAAGGCGACGGTGCACCGTTTCCTGGTCACGCTGCGGCGCCTGGGTTACGTGGAAGAGCTGCCCGATGGGTCGGGTTATCAGCTCGGTTTGCGCCTCATCGAACTGGGCGGGCGCGTCCTGAGCCGCCTCGACTTTCGTGAGGTAGCCCGGCCGTATCTGGCCGAGCTGCGGGACACGACCCGGCTGACGGTTCACATGGCCGTGCTGGACGGCACAGAAGTCGTTTACGTGGAGAAGCTGGACTCCCCGGCCAACATCCGGATGGCTTCGTACGTCGGGACCCGCAACCCGGTGTACTGCACAGCCCTTGGCAAGGCGATTCTCTCGGCCCTCCCGCCCGCTGACGTTCAGCAAATCCTTCAGAAGATCCGTCTGGTTCCCAGGACGGCCCGCACCCTCAAGACCACAGAAGAGCTTCTTGAGGACCTGGACAGGTCTCGACGGCGGGGCTTTTCCGTAGACGACGTGGAGAATGAGGACGGGATCCGGTGCGTTGGAGCACCTGTCTACCGACACACAGGGGAGGTGCTGGGGGCCATCAGCGTGTCGGGTCCCGTTTTCCATGTCCCGCCGGATCGCGTGGAAGAGCTGGGCCGGCAGGTCAATGAGACCGCACGGCTCATTTCCCGGGCTCTGGGTTGTTCGGCGCCACTGTTCGGAGGAGGGTCGAGCGATGCCAACCACTGA
- a CDS encoding type II toxin-antitoxin system VapC family toxin, translated as MEIVIDTSVVIGFLRGHEPEASLLAQLVTDGRAMLTAVTVFELESGLRGYDQLLNQIATFSEVMPVLPLDLESARRAGQEERRLRQRGVAVGVADVLIAGICLARKRPLLTLNREHFSRIDGLRVLTPNRMES; from the coding sequence GTGGAGATAGTCATCGATACTTCGGTTGTGATCGGCTTCTTGCGAGGACACGAACCCGAGGCGTCGCTTCTTGCCCAGCTCGTGACAGACGGGCGCGCCATGTTAACCGCCGTAACGGTGTTCGAACTTGAGTCCGGGTTGCGCGGGTACGACCAGTTGCTCAACCAGATCGCGACCTTCTCAGAGGTGATGCCAGTCCTGCCGCTTGATCTCGAATCGGCACGCCGGGCCGGGCAAGAGGAACGACGTTTGCGGCAACGGGGCGTCGCCGTTGGCGTCGCTGACGTGCTCATCGCGGGGATTTGCCTGGCCCGCAAAAGGCCTCTGCTGACCCTTAACCGTGAACACTTCTCCAGAATTGATGGCTTACGAGTCCTTACGCCCAACCGGATGGAGTCGTAA